One segment of Theobroma cacao cultivar B97-61/B2 chromosome 9, Criollo_cocoa_genome_V2, whole genome shotgun sequence DNA contains the following:
- the LOC18590758 gene encoding uncharacterized protein LOC18590758 isoform X1, which yields MLFPKTSFGLHVPTEAIGLIFDELKLKLQYTTIELESVKMEASEQIWKYREEVKHLLNLLKLAYQERDEARDQLQKLLNKLLPSSPTELQPILPHPQSESPLMVAAKANSSITESNSLSDTYNHHSHGSSQVDSFFDAVTSPEFSSINMADSGSLGFVNQPFVQEYNNGSMPTGLVSSGVTKIDPATSVIDNLAKGKPLPQKGKLLQAVMEAGPLLQTLLVAGPLPRWRNPPPMQTFKIPPVSIKGCDSERANQKPGANPNRTIVQKRLNSSSYPEMSRGSRQMCSAAILNFAGSASASGLSSAGAGVSTQIIAGKRQRSQ from the exons ATGCTTTTTCCAAAGACTAGTTTTGGTCTACATGTCCCCACTGAAGCTATAGGTTTG ATTTTTGATGAACTGAAATTGAAGCTTCAATACACTACAATTGAGCTCGAGTCTGTCAAAATGGAAGCAAGTGAGCAGATTTGGAAATACAGGGAGGAGGTAAAGCATTTGCTCAATCTTCTAAAGCTTGCGTACCAAGAAAGAGATGAAGCAAGAGATCAGCTGCAGAAACTACTTAACAAGTTATTGCCTTCCAGTCCAACTGAACTGCAACCCATCCTCCCTCATCCCCAATCTGAAAGTCCCCTTATGGTTGCAGCAAAAGCAAACTCAAGCATAACTGAATCTAACAGTTTATCAGACACATATAATCACCACTCACATGGCTCTTCCCAAGTGGATTCCTTCTTCGATGCGGTCACTTCACCAGAGTTCTCAAGCATTAACATGGCGGATTCGGGTAGCCTGGGGTTTGTGAATCAGCCCTTTGTTCAGGAGTATAACAATGGTTCTATGCCAACTGGGTTAGTCTCCTCAGGGGTGACCAAGATTGATCCTGCTACATCTGTAATTGATAATCTTGCGAAGGGGAAACCTTTGCCTCAAAAAGGAAAGCTCTTGCAGGCTGTTATGGAAGCAGGCCCTCTTCTTCAAACACTTCTTGTTGCCGGGCCCCTTCCTCGATGGAGAAACCCTCCTCCTATGCAGACTTTCAAAATCCCCCCTGTTTCCATCAAAGGTTGTGATTCTGAAAGAGCTAACCAAAAACCAGGGGCCAATCCGAATAGGACTATCGTTCAAAAACGATTGAACTCATCATCATATCCTGAGATGTCTCGTGGGTCACGTCAAATGTGTTCAGCAGctattttgaattttgcagGTTCTGCTTCTGCGTCAGGACTGTCGAGTGCTGGTGCTGGTGTTAGCACTCAAATCATAGCAGGAAAGCGCCAAAGGTCTCAAtga
- the LOC18590758 gene encoding uncharacterized protein LOC18590758 isoform X2, whose translation MEELGSLGNFQEIFDELKLKLQYTTIELESVKMEASEQIWKYREEVKHLLNLLKLAYQERDEARDQLQKLLNKLLPSSPTELQPILPHPQSESPLMVAAKANSSITESNSLSDTYNHHSHGSSQVDSFFDAVTSPEFSSINMADSGSLGFVNQPFVQEYNNGSMPTGLVSSGVTKIDPATSVIDNLAKGKPLPQKGKLLQAVMEAGPLLQTLLVAGPLPRWRNPPPMQTFKIPPVSIKGCDSERANQKPGANPNRTIVQKRLNSSSYPEMSRGSRQMCSAAILNFAGSASASGLSSAGAGVSTQIIAGKRQRSQ comes from the exons ATGGAAGAGTTGGGCTCCTTGGGGAATTTTCAAGAG ATTTTTGATGAACTGAAATTGAAGCTTCAATACACTACAATTGAGCTCGAGTCTGTCAAAATGGAAGCAAGTGAGCAGATTTGGAAATACAGGGAGGAGGTAAAGCATTTGCTCAATCTTCTAAAGCTTGCGTACCAAGAAAGAGATGAAGCAAGAGATCAGCTGCAGAAACTACTTAACAAGTTATTGCCTTCCAGTCCAACTGAACTGCAACCCATCCTCCCTCATCCCCAATCTGAAAGTCCCCTTATGGTTGCAGCAAAAGCAAACTCAAGCATAACTGAATCTAACAGTTTATCAGACACATATAATCACCACTCACATGGCTCTTCCCAAGTGGATTCCTTCTTCGATGCGGTCACTTCACCAGAGTTCTCAAGCATTAACATGGCGGATTCGGGTAGCCTGGGGTTTGTGAATCAGCCCTTTGTTCAGGAGTATAACAATGGTTCTATGCCAACTGGGTTAGTCTCCTCAGGGGTGACCAAGATTGATCCTGCTACATCTGTAATTGATAATCTTGCGAAGGGGAAACCTTTGCCTCAAAAAGGAAAGCTCTTGCAGGCTGTTATGGAAGCAGGCCCTCTTCTTCAAACACTTCTTGTTGCCGGGCCCCTTCCTCGATGGAGAAACCCTCCTCCTATGCAGACTTTCAAAATCCCCCCTGTTTCCATCAAAGGTTGTGATTCTGAAAGAGCTAACCAAAAACCAGGGGCCAATCCGAATAGGACTATCGTTCAAAAACGATTGAACTCATCATCATATCCTGAGATGTCTCGTGGGTCACGTCAAATGTGTTCAGCAGctattttgaattttgcagGTTCTGCTTCTGCGTCAGGACTGTCGAGTGCTGGTGCTGGTGTTAGCACTCAAATCATAGCAGGAAAGCGCCAAAGGTCTCAAtga
- the LOC18590753 gene encoding transcription factor MYB48 isoform X2, whose amino-acid sequence MTPQEERLVLELHAKWGNRWSRIARKLPGRTDNEIKNYWRTHMRKKAQEKKRAMSPSSSSSTTTTVDSLPFSGNGKVSFYDTGGPNMIALAGKNSPEFEDEKGYSMDDIWKDIDLSEENTLKPLGDNYSEEGCNFSCPSMSSPSWEYCWDLPWKMDEEESKMFLPTNQFLSCFEYGTAPLTG is encoded by the exons ATGACACCCCAAGAAGAGCGCCTCGTGCTGGAGCTTCATGCCAAATGGGGAAATAG GTGGTCAAGAATTGCTCGGAAATTACCTGGGCGTACTGACAACGAGATAAAGAATTATTGGAGGACTCATATGAGGAAAAAGGCTCAAGAAAAGAAACGGGCCATgtcaccatcatcatcatcatcaactaCTACTACAGTGGATTCCCTGCCCTTTTCAGGTAATGGAAAGGTAAGTTTTTATGACACTGGAGGTCCCAACATGATAGCTTTGGCAGGAAAAAACAGTCCGGAATTCGAAGATGAAAAGGGGTACTCCATGGATGACATATGGAAGGATATTGACCTGTCCGAAGAAAACACATTAAAACCTCTGGGTGATAACTACAGTGAAGAAGGCTGCAATTTCTCCTGTCCTTCAATGTCCTCTCCCTCATGGGAGTACTGCTGGGACTTGCCGTGGAAGATGGATGAAGAGGAGAGTAAGATGTTTCTCCCAACcaatcaatttctttcttgttttgaatATGGGACAGCACCTTTAACCGGCTAA
- the LOC18590754 gene encoding very-long-chain (3R)-3-hydroxyacyl-CoA dehydratase 2: MSQLLKLYLFAYNSLQAFGWTISLFIILISIIATNSVNGAYASAGDLICLLQTCAFLEVIHGAIGIVPSGVLFPLMQWGGRTHFLLAIVRQIDEVQEFPAVFITFFAWSLSEVIRYSHYASNTFGSCPSWLTYLRYTAFIALYPMGLAPGEMWLMYEALPFIKKKNLYEDFFAGLPFSYYNFLRGFLLIYPFLWLKLYLHLFKQRPSKLGKHHEQKKR, translated from the exons ATGTCTCAACTGCTGAAGCTCTATCTCTTTGCTTACAATTCTCTTCAGGCTTTTGGCTG GACAATTTCTCTGTTCATAATTCTGATCAGTATCATAGCCACCAACTCAGTCAATGGAGCTTATGCTTCTGCTGGGGACTTAATCT gTTTGTTACAAACTTGTGCATTCTTGGAAGTTATACATGGAGCAATAG GGATTGTTCCAAGTGGAGTGTTGTTTCCTCTGATGCAATGGGGTGGAAGAACACATTTCTTGTTAGCGATTGTCCGCCAGATTGATGAG GTCCAGGAGTTTCCTGCAGTTTTCATAACTTTTTTTGCTTGGAGCCTTTCTGAG GTAATCAGGTATTCGCATTATGCTTCAAATACCTTTGGCAGTTGTCCATCTTGGCTCACCTACCTCAG GTACACTGCATTCATTGCGCTGTATCCTATGGGACTTGCTCCTGGTGAAA TGTGGCTCATGTACGAAGCACTTCCATttataaagaagaagaatctCTATGAGGATTTCTTTGCTGGTCTTCCCTTTAGCTATTATAATTTTCTCAGG GGTTTTCTTCTCATCTACCCTTTCCTTTGGTTGAAACTTTACCTCCATTTATTTAAGCAACGACCGTCAAAACTGGGCAAACACCATGAGcagaagaaaagatga
- the LOC18590753 gene encoding transcription factor MYB59 isoform X1, translated as MSSIHSSLHEPEIKWTKESERQREKGKKPMKMVQEEIRKGPWTEQEDILLVNFVHLFGDRRWDFIAKVSGLNRTGKSCRLRWVNYLHPGLKRGKMTPQEERLVLELHAKWGNRWSRIARKLPGRTDNEIKNYWRTHMRKKAQEKKRAMSPSSSSSTTTTVDSLPFSGNGKVSFYDTGGPNMIALAGKNSPEFEDEKGYSMDDIWKDIDLSEENTLKPLGDNYSEEGCNFSCPSMSSPSWEYCWDLPWKMDEEESKMFLPTNQFLSCFEYGTAPLTG; from the exons atgagtaGTATACACTCAAGTCTCCATGAACCAGAAATTAAGTGGACGAAAGAAtcagagagacagagagaaaagggaaaaaaaccAATGAAAATGGTGCAAGAGGAAATCCGAAAAGGCCCCTGGACAGAACAGGAGGACATCCTTCTGGTCAACTTTGTGCACTTGTTTGGAGATCGACGATGGGATTTTATAGCCAAAGTTTCAG GTTTGAACAGAACAGGAAAGAGTTGCAGGTTACGATGGGTTAATTACCTGCACCCTGGTCTCAAAAGGGGCAAGATGACACCCCAAGAAGAGCGCCTCGTGCTGGAGCTTCATGCCAAATGGGGAAATAG GTGGTCAAGAATTGCTCGGAAATTACCTGGGCGTACTGACAACGAGATAAAGAATTATTGGAGGACTCATATGAGGAAAAAGGCTCAAGAAAAGAAACGGGCCATgtcaccatcatcatcatcatcaactaCTACTACAGTGGATTCCCTGCCCTTTTCAGGTAATGGAAAGGTAAGTTTTTATGACACTGGAGGTCCCAACATGATAGCTTTGGCAGGAAAAAACAGTCCGGAATTCGAAGATGAAAAGGGGTACTCCATGGATGACATATGGAAGGATATTGACCTGTCCGAAGAAAACACATTAAAACCTCTGGGTGATAACTACAGTGAAGAAGGCTGCAATTTCTCCTGTCCTTCAATGTCCTCTCCCTCATGGGAGTACTGCTGGGACTTGCCGTGGAAGATGGATGAAGAGGAGAGTAAGATGTTTCTCCCAACcaatcaatttctttcttgttttgaatATGGGACAGCACCTTTAACCGGCTAA
- the LOC18590759 gene encoding putative RING-H2 finger protein ATL53, with protein sequence MPSTPFPAPSSPARPGLCSPWVIASIAIICIIFLVFRYYGELKRLCCAFTAATYSRNQGQRRLLDDGDFDPPPSQNQSNAMESTVIHSLPISQYKKENKEEPQPSNTDCAVCLGEFEEGDLLRHLPNCTHAFHISCIDTWFQSHSSCPLCRSSVSELPIRPECSVSISMFTMLETLSREDFSQDRAAHYQMLRSEVLRNSALRYEPTGGL encoded by the coding sequence ATGCCTTCAACTCCTTTTCCAGCTCCATCTTCACCTGCACGACCTGGGCTGTGCAGTCCTTGGGTAATTGCCTCAATTGCTATCATTTGCATTATCTTCCTGGTGTTTAGGTATTACGGGGAACTAAAACGACTCTGCTGTGCTTTCACTGCTGCAACATACTCTAGAAACCAGGGTCAAAGGCGACTTCTAGATGACGGCGACTTTGATCCTCCTCCTTCACAGAACCAGAGCAATGCAATGGAATCTACCGTTATACACTCTCTTCCCATCTCCCAATACAAGaaggaaaacaaagaagaaccACAGCCGAGCAACACTGATTGTGCAGTTTGCTTGGGTGAGTTTGAAGAAGGAGATTTGCTAAGACATCTACCAAATTGCACACATGCGTTCCACATTTCTTGCATTGACACTTGGTTTCAGTCACACTCAAGTTGCCCACTTTGCAGATCAAGTGTTTCTGAGCTACCAATAAGGCCAGAATGTTCTGTATCTATATCTATGTTCACAATGTTGGAGACCTTAAGCAGAGAAGATTTTTCGCAGGACAGGGCAGCACATTACCAAATGCTACGCTCTGAGGTCCTACGAAATTCAGCACTAAGGTATGAACCAACAGGTGGTCTATAA
- the LOC18590755 gene encoding probable aquaporin TIP1-2 — MPISRIAVGSPAEAGQADALKAALAEFISMLIFVFAGEGSGMAFNKLTDNGSSTPAGLVAASLAHAFALFVAVAVGANISGGHVNPAVTFGAFVGGHISLVRSILYWIAQLLGSVVACLLLKFSTGGLTTSAFSLSSGVGAWNAVVFEIVMTFGLVYTVYATAVDPKKGNIGIIAPIAIGFIVGANILAGGAFDGASMNPAVSFGPAVVSWTWDNHWVYWLGPFVGSAIAAVVYEIFFIAPNTHEQLPSADF; from the exons ATGCCGATTTCTCGAATTGCAGTGGGATCTCCAGCTGAGGCTGGCCAAGCGGATGCCCTCAAGGCAGCTCTAGCTGAGTTCATTTCCATGCTCATTTTTGTTTTCGCCGGTGAAGGCTCGGGCATGGCTTTCA ACAAGCTCACTGACAATGGCTCATCAACACCGGCCGGCCTAGTAGCTGCATCACTGGCTCATGCCTTCGCTTTGTTTGTGGCGGTTGCAGTCGGTGCCAACATCTCAGGTGGGCACGTAAACCCCGCCGTTACATTCGGTGCCTTTGTTGGCGGGCACATTAGCTTGGTCAGGAGTATTTTGTACTGGATTGCTCAGTTGCTCGGATCCGTGGTTGCTTGCTTGCTTCTTAAGTTTTCAACTGGTGGATTG ACAACATCAGCATTTTCCTTGTCATCTGGGGTGGGAGCATGGAACGCAGTTGTTTTCGAGATTGTGATGACCTTCGGTTTGGTCTACACCGTTTATGCGACAGCTGTTGACCCCAAGAAAGGTAACATTGGGATTATTGCACCCATTGCAATTGGTTTCATCGTGGGTGCCAACATCTTGGCCGGTGGTGCCTTCGACGGTGCATCCATGAACCCTGCAGTCTCCTTCGGACCAGCTGTCGTCAGCTGGACATGGGACAACCACTGGGTCTACTGGCTCGGCCCATTCGTTGGCTCTGCCATTGCAGCCGTTGTCTATGAGATCTTCTTCATCGCCCCAAACACACATGAGCAGCTTCCATCTGCAGATTTCTAA
- the LOC18590758 gene encoding uncharacterized protein LOC18590758 isoform X3 → MEASEQIWKYREEVKHLLNLLKLAYQERDEARDQLQKLLNKLLPSSPTELQPILPHPQSESPLMVAAKANSSITESNSLSDTYNHHSHGSSQVDSFFDAVTSPEFSSINMADSGSLGFVNQPFVQEYNNGSMPTGLVSSGVTKIDPATSVIDNLAKGKPLPQKGKLLQAVMEAGPLLQTLLVAGPLPRWRNPPPMQTFKIPPVSIKGCDSERANQKPGANPNRTIVQKRLNSSSYPEMSRGSRQMCSAAILNFAGSASASGLSSAGAGVSTQIIAGKRQRSQ, encoded by the coding sequence ATGGAAGCAAGTGAGCAGATTTGGAAATACAGGGAGGAGGTAAAGCATTTGCTCAATCTTCTAAAGCTTGCGTACCAAGAAAGAGATGAAGCAAGAGATCAGCTGCAGAAACTACTTAACAAGTTATTGCCTTCCAGTCCAACTGAACTGCAACCCATCCTCCCTCATCCCCAATCTGAAAGTCCCCTTATGGTTGCAGCAAAAGCAAACTCAAGCATAACTGAATCTAACAGTTTATCAGACACATATAATCACCACTCACATGGCTCTTCCCAAGTGGATTCCTTCTTCGATGCGGTCACTTCACCAGAGTTCTCAAGCATTAACATGGCGGATTCGGGTAGCCTGGGGTTTGTGAATCAGCCCTTTGTTCAGGAGTATAACAATGGTTCTATGCCAACTGGGTTAGTCTCCTCAGGGGTGACCAAGATTGATCCTGCTACATCTGTAATTGATAATCTTGCGAAGGGGAAACCTTTGCCTCAAAAAGGAAAGCTCTTGCAGGCTGTTATGGAAGCAGGCCCTCTTCTTCAAACACTTCTTGTTGCCGGGCCCCTTCCTCGATGGAGAAACCCTCCTCCTATGCAGACTTTCAAAATCCCCCCTGTTTCCATCAAAGGTTGTGATTCTGAAAGAGCTAACCAAAAACCAGGGGCCAATCCGAATAGGACTATCGTTCAAAAACGATTGAACTCATCATCATATCCTGAGATGTCTCGTGGGTCACGTCAAATGTGTTCAGCAGctattttgaattttgcagGTTCTGCTTCTGCGTCAGGACTGTCGAGTGCTGGTGCTGGTGTTAGCACTCAAATCATAGCAGGAAAGCGCCAAAGGTCTCAAtga